taaatAAAGAAAGTCGCATTGAATTCTTAAATATGCAACACAAAAAACTATACTAGACACTATTAGCCATCTTTGTctcaaatttaatataattatatcactaaaaaaaaagttacaaaTTTCGTTAATCTATAGCTAAATTGCTTCTAGccaattaaatataatttgtcactaaataaaattaatgattgatttttctatttaaCTACGGACGGTAACTGTTTTTTAGTTAGTCAATTATTCAAGAAACAGACTATCACATTCTCAATAATTATGACATAATTATAACGTAGGGATGATATCTATATAGGAGTTTATTAATTACTTGAATTTTTGTAATTGAAATcctaaatttttttcaaaaatattgttaaaaattatttttatgtgaaaatatgTCAGCACCCACGTAATATATTTACaagttgttttttttaatttaatttttttggtccttttctttttcttataaatagTGCTAATTGAATGAGGTATATATATAAgactaattaataaaaaaaatctgtaggcGGTTGGTCTTGTTGTTTTATTACGTAATAGTATACGTTATGCGTTGcgcatatattttaaaatttaataattcttACTAAGCTTATTGAgtttaattattacaaaccaaTTCGGTTCATTTTAATTGTGGTGTTTTTATTTTACACGTTTTTAAGAgattattaataaaaatgtttttttctttcaaagttattaatttatttatcttaaattatttatcgtacttctcttttatcttcttcttaaagaaaaattaattaggaGGTTTACTTTGTTTTAATACATCATTTATGTCCTAagatataatttcttttttttaatatttactaattaTTGAGGTCTTTCTGATTGGCTTCAAGAACAATTACTACTAAagataaagatataaaaaagaaataatcgAAATCCTTTGATAACCAGGATTTCTATTTCTCAATGATATTCCACGATCAAGACAATTGGCTGAATCCCGTAAAACCATTTTATAGAAGCTCATTGATATCTTCTTTTTATAAAGCAAATCGACTTTTTTTATCTTGACTTTTTAAAATGATAAACAAtttgagataattatttttaaaaaattacgaTAGATAATTTGAGAACTAAAGGGATCGAAGTATttaattatatcttaattttataatataataattattttgagttatttttaataaaatacaacAATTAAAATGGATTGGAGGGAGTATTTCTTATAGTTCCCACTTCTCCATGATCAAATCATGTTATTCACGTCTTCAAAAATTTCACTCGATTAACACTTTATTAATACTATATGTAAGTTTAGCTTGTTTTTTCTAAACAGTACTATATAATATGGATCGAATTCAACTATTCATATTTGAATGAAAAGATTCTGTGTGTAAATATGACTATAAATagaatacaaatatttttttaaaaaagaatacaaATATTCACACTTGGACGCCTAAATAAGAGACATTATATAACTTGATGTAACGTCTTTAATTTGTCTCAATTTTTTCCCCCATGTTTCTTAGGAATCCAACCGTACGAGATGAATTCGTCTTTAGTATAATAGCTCGCAAGTCATATATGAGAGTCAAGTTATATTAGACAAGCCCTATACGATAAGTTCGattgaaaaaatatacaaaaggttTCAAATCTTAAACTTCTATTTTATACGAGAGCTCACCTGTTCAATCAATTCGGATACCCTTATGAATTTGGTCTCAAATTCAATTATCAAGAAATTAAATAGGTCATCACATCCTCAGTATTAtgacatattttaaattaactgatttctttttatttatcttaGTTTTAATGAACAAAATTATCTGATacctattaataaaaaataataaatatctcGTAAAATTAATCGAGATACATAAAAAAACGATGCAATTAATTAGTTGCCCTGGCGGCGAGATAATGACAGCATTCAACTTGGTAAATGtatcaaatattttgagtcaaaaGCAAGAACTTCCACTATTTGACTTAATATCCTAATTAGTAATTACTTCAATCATTTGAAGGATGTAAAGACTTTCTAGAAGATTTTAGAACAAATAGCTAGATTAGGGTACAGAGCGTTTGCATAGAAAAAGCTAGCCAGAAAGCAGGTCGAGTAAACTAAGTAATATTACAAACAAGTTAACATGCAACATAAATGAAGTTAAGCTAGCGAATTTTGCACAATTTTTGAATTACCGCAAACATAACCTTTTGACCTTTTCGTCATCAATAACCTACCCAAAAAGTAGGTCGAGCAACCAACAATAGTACAAGTAAGTTAACACGCGATAAGGGTGGAGTTAAATGAATCTTGCATAGTTTTTTGAATTATCACAAACATGATTTTTGACTCTTTAGTCAATAAAAAGCTAAGCTAGCCAGAAAATAGAATGAGCAAGCGAACAATATTAACATCGATAATGTAAGCAAAATTAAGTGAATCTTGCACAACTTTTGGATTATCACAAATACATCCTTTTAACCCTTTCGTCGACAACAAGCTACCTAAAAAAACTGTATCGAGCAAGCGAACAATAGTACAAGCAAGTTAACCAGCGAACAAAGTTAAACGAATCCTTTAATTGGATATTTTCCATGGCTTTTTGTGCCACCCACACTAGACTTTCCACTTTCCAAAGGACAAGTGGATATTGAAGACTAGCCCCACGTGAGGTGACATATTagaatgttttaaaaaaaataagacatgAAAATACATTTGTCATTTActatatttgaaattaaatcctttgatatttttggaaattttgtacaaatttcTCATATAATAAAATGTAATTGTCGTTCAAATGTGTAATTGTTTCATTTAAaagtataatttttaatattattgaaGTCTATATATAACCATCTCATATACAAAAGTTTAAGTTTAATATTGTTAAAGTGTATAATCATCTCAGTTAGAAATTTAAGTTGTtagaaaaatcataattatattTACTTGATTCATTGATTGTATTTTCAATATGTCTCTTCATCATGTGATAGTCTGATTATTTTTCATGAGCTAAATACGAGATTTATTTTAGAAGGGTTgcaatatttgtatttattCTACTTCCACTTTAAAGTGTATGACCAACACTATTAGGAAAAATacacttttatttacttaaCATAGTTATATATGCTAGAAAATGGGTTAAATTCAATTTGAAAgtaaatcaataaaaatgaaagtttaatttAGCTAGAGAAATTTGATTATGAATTAAACCAAAAATGGACTCTTTACCAGTTGGTTTAAGTGTTTAGTGGGCCAGGCCAATCCCGATCTTCCACCTGTTCAGAACCATATCTTATTAATTGTTGATtcaaagttaaattttaaaaagcaACGTCTGCTGCTGACAAgacattatttttctttttaaatttctgCAGGGGCATTGATTGTGTCTTAATTAGTAGTTGGGAAGAAAATGTGATAGGAGGAAatgatttttatattattgagaTTGTAAatctaattaatatatatatatatatatatattaacaatAACATATATTTAGTGTAATTCCACGTGTGGAATGTGAGAAGCTGGGTAGTATGTACGAAGTCTCATTCTTGTCTCATGAAGGTAGAGAGTAAAGCATATCAACATAAGGTATAAAAGAAAATAGAGTAATGAATAAGTCATGGTAAAATCAAAGTAGAAGAGAGCAATAGCGACAAAAATAATCCGATACTCGAAGCAAAAGAAACAATAGATAACAATAAAAATGATGGATAAGGTAGTAGTCCTCATTTTTTAAACCATgaggattataataataagtTACAAACACTCATATGATTTGAACCGCGCTTGGTGAAGTAAGCGTGCTAGGGCTGAGAAGAATAGAAGAACACCATTCAAAAGAAGCCGGCGATAGAGGAAAATTAGCCAATGGACTacatgatccaaaataattttctaatgGGATTCGAGGCGTTACATGTGATCTTTCTTGTTCTTCATACGTCGTTGAATCAATGCACTCGATTGATTCAACTAATTGGTTGttagaggaagaagaaggatgaAGGAACTCGAACCATTGTGcatcaattttattattattgttgttgttacttcTTTGTAACGAAACAGGTGAGAGATCAAGTGGAGGAGGAGCGATATTTTGTAAACGCTTCGAATTGAAAGAACCAGAGACAGAGTCAGAGCCAGAGCCAGAATCAGAGTCAAAACTACAGATAGAATTATTAGAGACGGATTGAAACTCGGGAGATCTAGTGAGCATTTGGACAACTTCCTTGAAATTAACAGGTTCAACTCTATAGATTTTTGGAGGTGTTGGTGGCAAAGGTGCAATTGGTAGTTTAGTCATTGGTTTTGTTGGAAGTCTTTTAACTCCATGAAGTGAGGAATGATATGAGGctagttttttatttttcttttgttctgGTTGTGGATATGTGGAAAAagaattagaagaagaaatagCTACATATGAATAAGAatccattttatttttgtatgttGCAAGTTTGTCTAAACAAAGAAATTAAGTTGCTGCTTTTGCTCTTGGTTTTTGCTTATATAAATAGAGCAACTTGTCTTAAAATTAGGATATCTCAATATAGAGGCTTGcaacttcaaaattttgagtttttaagtTCGAAAGTAGTTtactgattttggataaattatttatacgtATAAGTgaatttcttaatatcaaaagaatatttTGATCAAAATTGCTGAGTTTTATCGAATCTGGAATTAGAACTCTAGCTCCACCTCTGAGCGAGAATATGAGTTCGAAGGAATGAAATTCGTCTAATGCGTCGGCTATGGCTGAATATGACGTAACATTACAAGTTGCCATATTCTTATTTGACCTCTATTATTAAATTACCTCtatttttgtttaattatttcatacatatatatagtcccTTTGAATGGCTCTATTCTCTCTGTATTATTAAGTCACAATATAATGTGTTATTAATTCAggatataattttttatgtatattttccAATAGATGGAGTAGGAAGGGGACTAACATGAtaagttattatatatataaaataattaaggcATTAAATATTTGAATGATTACACGCTTCAATACTTATTAAGATTAGAGCAAACAAAAATTACATGTCATTCGGGAAGTCCCTCCGAGGGCGACTCCCATACAATTCTTGCGATTTTCGACAGACtagcttgacgttagaaataccTAAGTTGTTGGCGTTAGGGTTCTTTGCTCTTTGTCAGCCTCTCTTAGAGGGTCGCGGAGGGTTTTGGTGCAGAATCAATTTTGTTGTATGATAACAAGGCTACTTTCATATCACTGTGTCATGCAATATTAGAATTTAGAGCAGTGTACATTTGTTTAGAAATTTCATCAGAAAAGAAGAATCATCCTAGCGTAGGATTGACATTAAAATTTCTTATGTTTTTCGTAATTATGTGGGAGGTGATTACGGGGATGGTAGTAGCTGATTGCTTAAGCGCGCTAGGTATAATTTGGggaaaatcaaaattcataaattatttagaAGTTTTCATTTGATGGTTCAAATTATGACTTGGTGTTCGTTTTAGTCcttgaaaaattcaaatttccaatttgggatgaaacttcttcgacttaaattcaaaaaatatattttatacattGTATTTAAACTTAGGTCGACTTTTAGGGTTGCAAATTGAAATTTCAACATAATAGATTTCGAGTTCGAGCTTATAAAAGTGAAAGTTATCATATTCTGAAGTTCGAAACTTATAAAGATAAACTGAAGAACAATGTCTTAAATGGGTTGGGAAAGCAACATATTCATGTATATAGTCGATCAATAAGTTTAGAATCAATTGGTTGACGTTAACCGcatatatttgaattttatgataaGGTACAATGAACCTTCATTAGTTTATTTAaaatgaattttattggataaCTGTTTGTACTTATTTCATGTGACCATCCCACAAATAAGTACACTATTATTATTTGGAAATAAACAACTTTTTTATTTGATTGCgatgttttcacattttttaaatatgCATAACTTGAGTAAAGAATCtaataaaaatagtttttttattttcaaaatataagaaTAAGATTTGCGCAACACTCCATTTTTTCGAAAGTCAGCCAAATATTTACCTTTTAACTCTTGCATTAAATTTATAAGTTTCTAGTTGTAGAAGTATTTAATGATCTTCAATTCTATGCTTCTATGAGGTCAAAGTTTTGTAGATATATAGTTATGATGTAGCAAATGGGACCAAGTCGTGCAATTTTCAAGTTTGATTTAAATTATTGAAGTATTGAAATTAGTTACGAATTTCATCGCGATTTCATCATTAAATTTTTCACAGATaatcatttttttatgaaaaattgttGGTAAACAGAATTAACgataatttttgttatttagCTATTAAATTTGTCTGACGCTAAGGGTAGaatgagtatttttaaaattaaattgttattaaatatagaaatgtgtcaTTCTTTTTAAGGCTAACTAATAAAAAAGAtagtcatataaattgggacacagaaagtaaatattatttttagaaaaaattacctaaatacacaacatattttactatatttgcTAAAATTTccaccatttgaaaaaattacaaaaatccctaCTCTCTCATATAatctcggatacatcactttacgcgatttATCGAGACATTTTGAAATGTATCCGGATTCCATCAAATTTaagggatttttgtaatttgaaaaagaatagggatagaaaaaaattaacttttaacactatgagatttgtgtaatcatttttatt
This DNA window, taken from Solanum dulcamara chromosome 3, daSolDulc1.2, whole genome shotgun sequence, encodes the following:
- the LOC129881401 gene encoding uncharacterized protein LOC129881401, producing the protein MDSYSYVAISSSNSFSTYPQPEQKKNKKLASYHSSLHGVKRLPTKPMTKLPIAPLPPTPPKIYRVEPVNFKEVVQMLTRSPEFQSVSNNSICSFDSDSGSGSDSVSGSFNSKRLQNIAPPPLDLSPVSLQRSNNNNNNKIDAQWFEFLHPSSSSNNQLVESIECIDSTTYEEQERSHVTPRIPLENYFGSCSPLANFPLSPASFEWCSSILLSPSTLTSPSAVQII